A single region of the Pieris rapae chromosome 21, ilPieRapa1.1, whole genome shotgun sequence genome encodes:
- the LOC110993885 gene encoding slowpoke-binding protein yields MFNLYQHMKANNEGKEQREPETTGHDRFYQERHKSSYKKKKRRCRRAQSAAELNPEFIDAANAKAKRNAFKTRSVSTDKEESEEENSDRAPLVVQKIDSLAKLFNKSIMGSGSGKNSPTEAKYPDSPIESGIAMVICSEYLSRTPRYTLLKSLNQIGYRTNKHWFKIQDNTIKTERLLTVMPLTSKCPIEPSERTQGLIMELFRALHHPYIYPVLDLELCNGHALVVTPFNSTGSLKDLIYKSTWSDEYAKKYTSAGTGLPASQVARFGRQILEALLFLKDKGFPPFKHLHSGNVIVQNGVARICGLENKMIGATGHCTTSVPFPETLALGHVMFEMCAGTETDFALLPDLQANYPQVVEIIEIIFGPRTPNLHELLITELFRKIDLREMKGSCLPNFNQRLSNSCLSLLNDVSRHTPDYGYSPSDPYPQTQEDYTPPRLVSPSSPPRRRHYFHHEDSTDSWPW; encoded by the exons ATGTTCAACCTGTACCAACATATGAAGGCTAACAATGAAGGGAAGGAGCAGAGAGAGCCAGAGACGACTGGTCATGATCGATTCTACCAGGAGCGGCACAAGTCCAgttataagaagaaaaaacgCCGATGTAGAAGAGCACAGTCGGCTGCGGAGTTGAACCCTGAGTTTATTGATGCTGCTAATGCGAAGGCTAAACGGAATGCATTCAAGACTCGTTCAGTGTCCACTGATAAAGAAGAGAGTGAAG AAGAGAACTCTGACCGCGCCCCGTTGGTCGTGCAGAAGATAGACTCGCTAGCCAAGctgtttaataaatcaattatggGCTCCGGTTCTGGAAAGAATTCGCCTACTGAGGCAAA aTATCCAGACAGCCCCATAGAAAGTGGCATCGCAATGGTCATATGCTCGGAATATCTATCCAGAACACCCAG aTATACGCTGTTGAAATCATTAAATCAAATAGGATACCGCACGAATAAGCATTGGTTTAAAATACAAGATAACACTATTAAAACGGAGAGACTCTTAACTGtg ATGCCGCTAACCAGCAAATGTCCTATAGAACCCTCTGAACGAACTCAGGGTCTGATAATGGAACTCTTTCGAGCTCTTCACCATCCGTACATATATCCTGTCTTGGATCTCGAGTTGTGTAACGGCCACGCCCTTGTGGTCACGCCCTTCAATTCAACTGGGAGTTTAAaggatttaatttataag agTACATGGAGCGACGAATACGCAAAGAAATACACGTCAGCTGGAACAGGTCTTCCGGCGTCACAGGTCGCTCGTTTCGGAAGGCAAATATTGGAGGCGCTACTATTCCTTAAAGACAAGGGATTTCCACCATTTAAACATTTGCATTCCGGAAATGTTATTGTTCAAAATGGTGTAGCAAG aATCTGTGGTCTAGAAAATAAGATGATAGGGGCAACGGGGCATTGCACTACATCAGTACCATTCCCTGAAACATTAGCCCTCGGTCACGTGATGTTTGAGATGTGTGCTGGGACAGAAACCGATTTCGCGTTACTGCCAGATTTGCAAGCTAATTATCCACAA gtagtagaaataatagaaataatatttggcCCGCGTACTCCAAACCTGCATGAATTGTTAATCACGGAACTATTTCGAAAAATTGACCTCCGAGAAATGAAGGGATCCTGTCTACCT AACTTCAATCAACGTCTCTCAAATTCGTGTTTATCGCTTCTTAACGACGTGTCTCGCCATACTCCAGACTATGGGTATAGTCCAAGCGACCCTTACCCACAAACACAAGAAGACTACACACCACCGCGACTAGTATCACCCAGCTCCCCACCACGCag ACGTCACTACTTCCATCATGAAGATTCTACTGACTCCTGGCCGTGGTGA
- the LOC110993924 gene encoding glutathione S-transferase 2-like: MPNVKYYYFPVKALGESVRLLLSYGGQEFEDIRVSEEDWPAFRPSTPFGQMPVLEIDGKAYAQSTALSRYLGRKYGLSGATPEEDLEIDQNVDFANDIRSKAATVQYETDEKLKAKYHADFTKNVYPELLEKLDKIIKKNNGHIAAGKLTWADFVFAGMFDYLKVMLQTPDLEKKYPSFQQVVDAVYSLPKLQAYLKQAPKTDC; encoded by the exons ATGCCTAATGTCAAGTACTACTACTTCCCCGTGAAAGCTCTCGGTGAAAGTGTTCGTCTACTCCTCTCTTACGGTGGCCAGGAATTTGAAGACATCAGAGTCTCCGAGGAGGACTGGCCTGCGTTTAGGccat cgACACCTTTCGGTCAGATGCCGGTACTAGAGATCGATGGTAAGGCTTACGCACAGAGCACTGCCCTCTCCCGGTACTTGGGCCGCAAGTACGGCCTCTCCGGAGCCACTCCTGAAGAGGATCTGGAGATCGACCAGAATGTCGACTTCGCTAATGATATCCGTTCGA aGGCCGCTACCGTCCAATACGAAACCGACGAGAAATTGAAGGCTAAATACCACGCAGATTTTACTAAGAACGTCTACCCGGAGTTGCTTGAGAAACTGGACAAGATCATCAAGAAGAACAATGGACACATTGCTGCTGGCAAG CTCACCTGGGCAGACTTCGTGTTCGCTGGAATGTTCGACTACTTAAAGGTAATGCTCCAAACTCCAGACCTCGAAAAGAAGTACCCAAGCTTCCAACAAGTGGTTGACGCGGTGTACTCTCTGCCCAAACTTCAGGCCTACCTCAAACAAGCACCTAAAACTGACTGTTAA